The genome window TCATTCCGTCCGGAAAATCAGCTCGCGTTCCGTCATCATCAGGTATAATTCTAGAATCAGTAATTTCCGCGTCCGGAAAATCTTTTTTAAATTTAACCGATAAATCTTTAATTACCTCAGCCTTTTTTTCATCCAAACAGCCGATTTTAATTTCCGGCGAAGCAATAAATTTGGGAAAACTTTCGTAAAGCTGGCTCAAAGTCAGATTTCTTTCTCCCAAATATTCCATTATTCGTAATGCCGCATAAGTGCCATCATCGTGGCCATAAGCATTGTCAGCAAAGAAAAAATGGCCGGATAATTCACCGCCAAATGCCGCACTCACTTCGGCAACTTTTTGTTTGATAAAAGTATGTCCTGTTTTCCACATTACCGGTATGCCTCCGTTCCGCTTTACCACTTCGCGGACAATTTGCGAACAAAGAGTATTAAAAACAATTTTTGAGCCCGGAAAACGCTCTAGAATTTCTTTGGCGAATATCGCCACCAAAACATCATTCCATAGAATATGGCCTTTCTCGTCCACAATCCCGATCCTATCGCCATCTCCGTCAAACATTACACCCAAATCCGCTTTGTTTTCCAACACCGCTTTTGCTAATCTGTCAGCCACTTTTTTCGAGGTTGGATCAGGCGTTCCAACTGGAAAACTTCCGTCTACATTTATATTTTTGCCAATAACTTCGCAGCCAGCCTTTGTGAGTATTTCAGGAATATACATTCCTGTTGTTCCGCATCCGGAATCAACAACTACTTTGAATTTTTTCTTTAAAACAATTCTTTTCAAAACATCATTTTGATAATCTTCAGTTACATTTTTTTCTTCATAACCGCCTTCCTCGCTGGATTTAAAATAATTTTCATCTTCAATGGTTTTTCTTATTTCTTGCACTTCTTGAGAACCGGTCGTTTGAGAATAGCCTATCGCCAATTTCATTCCGTTATAATTGGCCGGATTATGCGATGCGGTAATCATCACGCCGCCATTTGTCTGATAGCGATATTGAGCGTAATACATCATCTGAGTCATAACTATCCCCAAATCTATAACACTGACTCCCATAGCGCGCAATCCTTTTATCATAGCGGTTTTATAGGCTGGTCCGGTTAGCCGACAATCATATCCCACTACCGCTTGGCGAATTTTTTTTCTTCTTAAAAAAGTTCCATAACCTTTGCCGATCGCTTCAACTTTCACGGGATCTAAATCTATATCCGCTACTCCTCGAATATCATAATTCCTAAAAACATTTGGATTTATTTTCATAGGTTTTTTTATTGTTTAATTAATTTTTTAAATTTAAAAATTATTTTTCTCCAAATCCCTTTTAACAATATCCCCCGGCAAAGTCATGCATCCGGGATTAATTTTAACTCCCGGATAGAGAGAAGTATGGATACCGGTTTTGCAATTATCACCCATAATTACGCCGAGTTTCTGCCGACCAGTGTCTTTTAGCTCACCTTTAATCATGCATTTGATATTTTTCCAGTCATGCCGCAAATTCGCCGTAATCGTTCCGCCGCCCAAATTGCAATTATCGCCAATGATGGAATCGCCGACATAAGACAAATGCGCGACATTCGTATTGCCGCCGATGATAGAATTTTTGATTTCCACCGCGTTGCCTATGTGAGAATTATTTCCAATTACCGTAAAAGCGCGAAGGTAACAATTCGGACCGATTATGCAATTCTTACCGATCATTACCGGACCTTCAATATAGCTTCCGGATTTAATTAAGGTATTGACGCCTATGGAAACTTTGCCTTTTAAAATCGCGCCTTTTTCTATTATAGATTTTTTGCTTTTAATAGGCTTATTTCTGGACAGCATAAACTCATTAGCTTCCAATAAATTCCACGGATAGCTTACCGCGTGCCAAAAACCTTTCACCTCTTCGTAATCCACTTCTGTCTTACCCGCCAATTCGCTTACCGCATCAGTCAGTTCATATTCTCCTCTAACTGATTTTTTGACATTTTTATCGCCTCAAATATTTCTTCGCTCAACACGTATAAGCCCGTGTTCGCCAGATCAAAAACGAACTCCTTTGGTTTTTCTACGATTTTTTTGACTTTTCCATTTTCCAATAAAAGCACGCCAAACCGGCTCGGGTCTTCAGCTTTTTTCGCCAAAACGCAATTTTTATGTTTCAAACAATTCTTAATATCTTCTTTGTGATACAAATCGTCGCCATTCATTACAATAAAACTTCCTTTAATTTTTCCTTCTACCATTCCCAAAGCATGAGCCGTGCCCAAGCGTTCTTTTTCTTCTATATAATTTAATTTGATTTTCCCAAAATTTTCTCCGGCGTGTTTTTTTATCATTTCTTCCTTATAACCGATCACTATGATCACTTCATCAACCAAGCTTTCCAGCTCTATCAAGTTATGTTCTAAAATAGTTTTACCGGCCGCTTTCAAAAGCGGCTTAGGCTTGGTCAGGGTAAGCGGATATAAGCGGGTTGATTCACCGGCGGCTAAAATTATGGCTTTCATAATGCTTTTTAATTATCAATATTTATGCTATTATCTTATCATATAAGCATAATTTGTCCATAATTAATTGAATGTAGAAAGTGGAAAGTTGAGAGTAGTAAAAAGTTAATTAAACTACCTTCTACATTCTACTTTCCGCTCTCCAAATATGACTTTCGAAGAATATCAAACCCAATCCCGCAAAACCGCGAAATATCCAAACGCGGGAAATAATTTTATCTACCCCACTTTGGGTCTCGCCGGTGAATCCGGCGAAGTGGCGGAAAAGATCAAAAAAGTCTTGCGCGATAAAGGCGGAATTATTGACGAAACAATAAAACAGGAAATTACCAAAGAGCTTGGCGACGTGCTTTGGTATGTAGCGCAGCTTAGCACAGAGCTGGGATTATCTCTGGATAACGTTGCCGCGGAAAATATCAAAAAACTCTTTTCACGCCTGGAAAGAGGCAAGCTCGGCGGCAGCGGAGATAATAGATAGTAAACACTTATACGCTCAGCCTGTCTTGACATTTACTTTTTATTGATGCAGTCTAGCGATAACATTCAAAGCCTTTGGAGTGAATAGAAGGGGAAAAAATGGAAATAATAGGTACTATAAAGAAATAGTCTAAAAAATAATTAAAAATGCCAGGGATTTTATCCCCCCCCTGGCTTCTTTTTTTGACATCTAAGCCAAAATTTGCTAGGTTTAAATAATAAAATAATTAGATAAAATAATAATACATATGAATTCCTATCTTTTAGTGATTGCGGGACTTATTCTTTTGGTCAAGGGCGCGGATTATCTTGTCGATGGAGCTTCATCGCTGGCAAAACGATTCAAGATCCCGGATCTGGTCATCGGGCTCACTGTCGTCGCTTTCGGAACTTCAGCCCCGGAGCTGATCATAAACATCCTTGCCAGCCTTCAAGGTAATACCGAAATTGCCGTCGGCAATATCGTGGGCTCCAATATTTTCAATATATTTTTTATCTTAGGGGCAAGCGCGATTATCAGCCCTCTGCCTTTTGACCCGATAAATAATATAGATATGATTATGACAATTGGCGCAAGTTTTCTTCTATTTCTCGCTATGTTTATCGGCAAAAAACATATACTGGAAAAATGGCAAGGCATATGTTTTATTATTATATATTTCGGTTATCTGTCTTTTTTAGTTTCAAGAGGATAAATTAAAGATTAAATTAAATGCGTTAAACGTTATTGATCCCTTTTGCCCTTCGTCGGAAAAACTTCCGCACTTCTTCAACTAAAACAATAGAAAAAGCAACCATTATTATTTTCAACCAATCGGAAGTTTCCAGCGGTACAGTATTTAGAATTTTTTGCATGAATGGCGCATATACTGCGGCAAGTTGAAGCGAGATTACAACGAACATCGCGCCAAAAAGATATCTATTGGAAAAAGGGTTCATCTGAAAAATCGATTTATCTTCGCTTCGGCAATTCCATGCGTTAAACCACTGAAATACCGCTAGTACCGTAAGGGAAACCGTCCAGGCTTTTGCCAAATCAGTTTCAAAATACCCTCTAAACAGATAAAGTGTTCCAATTGCCATTGTAAGCGCCATAAGTATCATTCTTTCCAGCATTAATCCATCGACTAAATATTTATTGGGACGCTTAAATGCTCCATTCAGCAAGCCTTTTTCTTTTGGTTCCATTGCCAGAGAAACAACAAGAAAACCATCGGTCACAAAATTAAGCCAAATGATCTGAGACGGTAAAATTGGAAGCCCGAATCCCAAAACAATCGCTCCAACAATCGTAAACACTTCTCCCGCGCTTGTGGAAAAAAGATAAAGAGCGACTTTTTTTATAGTCTTATAGATATTTCTTCCTTCCTCGGCCGCCGAAACAATACTGCCGAAATTATCATCGAGCAAAATAATATCCGAGGCTTCTTTCGCCACTTCGGTTCCAATTTTACCCATTGCCACGCCAAGATCCGCCGCGACAAGCGATGGAGCGTCATTCACTCCATCTCCTGTCATCGCCACAATTTCCCCTCTCTTCCGATATGCTTGAATGATTCTAAGCTTATGCTCCGGAGTAACGCGCGCAAAAACACTCGTAGAAGCAAGTTTTTTTGACAAAATTTCATCATCCATGATATCAATATCTTCTCCCGTAATCGTAATATCGCCATCGTGAAAAATTCCCGCGTCGCGCGCGATCGCTTCCGCGGTAAAAGGATGATCCCCCGTGATCATTACCACTCGCATACCGGCGCAACTGACTTTTTTCATTGCCGGAATAACTTCCGGCCTTAAAGCGTCTTTGATGGCAAAAAATCCCACAAAAGCGAGAGGCGGCATTGAATCATGACTTAAAAAATTACCGGCATCGCTGTTTATCGCATACGCTACTACGCGGAATCCTTGTTTTGCCAGATCAAAAAATACCGCATCCAGATCTTCTTTTTCATGAGAAGCAAACTTTTCCGATTTTCCTTTATGCCATACTTTCCTGCACATCGCTAAAACTTTTTCCGGAGCGCCCACCACGCACAAAAAATTTTTCCCATCCAAGGCGCGCATGCTGGCGTGATACTTATGCACATAATCGAAAGGAAGCTCTGAAACTATCGAGGCTTCTCTTTCCAAAACATTTTTATGGAATCCGATCTTTTTAGAAAAAACCAGCATCGCCGCTTCGGTCGGATCCCCGGACACATTCCAGGTATTTGTTTCTTCCACCAGCGACAGCCTCGCGTTCGCGCAAAATGCCGCGATCTTGCCGCTCAAAATCAACTCGGGGTGATTCAAATGGTCCACCACTTTACCATTAAAACTAATTTCGCCTTTTGGCTCATATCCGATTCCTTTCACTTCAAAAAACTTATTGTCCGCGTAAACTTTCTGAATAATCAATTCGTTTTTGGTCAATGTGCCTGTTTTATCAACCGCGATAATTCTCGTCTGCCCCAGCGCTTCCACCGCTTGAAGCTTTTTAACCAGCACATTGCGCTTGCTCATTCTTTGAACACCCATTGCTAAAACCAAAGTCATGACAATCGGAAGTCCTTCGGGAATCACGGAAACAGATAAAGCAACGGCAACCATAAACATTTCCTTCAATGAATTTCCCATGGAAACGCCATAAATTATAATAAAAGAACTGATAATAAAAACGGCAAACACGATCAGCCGAGAAAGATAATGAATATTTTTTTTCAAAGGAAGCTCAGTGTTGATGTCGGTGATTTTTTGCGCTATCTTGCCGAATTCCGTAGCCAATCCGGTAGCGATGACTATTGCTTTGCCATTGCCGTTTACAATATTCGTACCGCTAAAAATCATATTCCTTTGATCCGCCACCGGCAAATTTTCAATTTCCAGTACGGCGCTATTTTTTAAAACCGGCTCCGATTCTCCGGTAAGGCTCGCTTCATTTACCTTAAGCGCGTTGGCGGAAAGAATCCTTGCGTCTGCCGGAACTTTCTCGCCTTCTTGAATAAAAATAATGTCGCCCGGCGCCAAATCAACGCTTTTGATGATCATTTCTTTATTGTCGCGCATGACTGTCGCCAGAGTTTCTATGAATTTTTTTAAAGCCAGAAGCGTATTTCGCGCTTTTCCTTCTTGGATCGTTCCGACGATCGCGTTAAAAAAAAGCACGGCAAAAATAATAATGCCGTCCGCGGTTTCGCCCATTGCAAAAACTACCAAAGCCGCGGCAACTAAAATATAGATCAGCGAACTTTGAAATTGCCGGAAAAAAATAACCGCCAAACTGTCAACTTTCGCCTCCGGCAATTTATTGAAACCATATTCTCCAATTCTTTTTTCCGCTTCTTTCTTAGTCAAGCCATATTCGCTTGAATCAAGCATTTCAAAAATTTCATTGGCGGTTTTCCTGTACCAATTATTTTCTGCTGCGATATTCTCTTTTGTTTCCATATAACTATAATTAATTTATACTATTGCCTTTTTAATTTTACCATTTTTATAACAAAACACAAAATTTATAAATTTAAACAATTCGACTCATGGCCTTATCGCCTTTTTTATTGACATCTTAGCCAAAATTTGATAGATTTTAATAGCTATTCAAACAAATATTACCGTGATGCTTTGAAAATTTCTGCAAAAGCGCATTTTGGCGATAACATCAAACAGGTATTTACTTCAAGTTACCAAAAAGCCAAAATTCGAGTGAGGCACGAAAAAACGATTAATAGCAAATAGTACCTGCCGAACGTCTTTAAAGAAATTTTCAAAGTATCACAAGTTTATATATCACAAGTTTATAATTTAAGATTAATCTTATGTCATTCTCTATCGGTATCGTGGGCCTGCCAAATGTGGGGAAATCCACTCTTTTCAAAGCCTTGACCAAAAAACAAGTAAATATCGCCAATTATCCCTTTTGCACCATTGATCCGAATGTCGGAGTGGTAAAAGTGCCGGATATGCGTCTCGAAAAACTGGCCAAGATGTCCGAATCGGCAAAAATCGTGCCGACTGCCGTTGAATTTGTCGATATCGCGGGACTCGTCCGCGGCGCCAATAAAGGCGAGGGCTTAGGCAACCAATTCCTAGCCAATATCCGCGAAGTAGACGCTATCGCCCAAGTGGTGCGCGTATTTGAAGATAAAGAAATAATCCATGTGGATAAAGACCTGGATCCCAAAAGAGACATCGAAACGATCAATACGGAATTAATTATAAAAGATCTGGAGGTTTTGGAAAAAAGGATCGCAAAGATCCTTGGCGAAGCCAAAGCCGGGAAAAAAGATAAAGTCATCGAAATGGAAAATCTGACCGCCATCAAAACTCTTTTGGAAAAAGGAAAGCTCCTGTATGGCGCCGATTTTGAGGAGCCGGCGCAGAAACTCATCAAAGAAATGCAGCTTTTAACCGCCAAACCGATGCTTTTCGTTTTTAATAAAAAAATCGAAGCGTCCACCGATGAGAAAAAATTGGAAAAATTACTGTCCGACCTGGGCATCAAAGCGGCATATGTGGCAGTTGACATAAAGATGGAATCGGATCTATCCGAACTTTCCGAGGAAGAAAAAACAAGCTATAAAAAAGACCTGGGAATAAACGAGGACGGCATTGATAAATTGATAAAAAAATCTTACGAACTTCTGGGTCTCGTCACTTATCTTACGACTGGCAAAGACGAAACTCGCGCCTGGACCGTAAAAAAAGACTCAAAAGCGCCCCAAGCCGCCACCGCCATCCATACTGATTTTGAAAAAAAGTTCATCCGTGCCGAAGTGATCAACTGGCAAAAACTGCTTGAAGCCGGGAGCTGGAGCGCGTCCGCGGAACTGGGAATCCTCCGCACCGAAGGCAAAGAGTATATCGTGCAAGACGGAGACGTAATAGAGTTTAAAATTTAAAATATTTTTTCCTTTTATGGTAAAAGTTGAAAAAAAATTTATTGCCGCTTTTCCCGGAAGCTTCGACCCGTTCCACAACGGACATCTATCGACGATAATTTCTTTTCTTGAGCTTCACCCCGAATTTTTTCTCTATATTATCATCGGACTCAATAAAGAGAAACAAAATACTTACGCCTTTTCTCCCGAAGAAAAAGCGTTTTTAGTCGAAAAAACCATTCCTGAAAAATATAAAAAAAGAATAAAAATAGTCCTCTATTCCAGCATCATTGCCGACTATTTATACGAACAGAATATCCAAATGTTCGTCAAAGGAATACGTAATCATCAAGACTTCGAATTGGAATCATGGACTGCCACAGTCAATTCTTTGTTCAGCGGAAACCCAAAAACCATTCTTATCGCTCAAACCGACCCCCAGCTTATAAATGTTTCTTCCGATAATTTAAAAAATTTTACAAAATGGGGGCTAAACGCGAAATATTTCGCTTCCGCCCTGACCAGAGAAGCTCTGCAATTGCGGCTGCGCGAACAATTATTAATAGGAATAACCGGAGGAATGGGCACGGGAAAAACAACTATCGCTAAAAAAATCCAAGGGCTTTCAGAAAAAAACGATGATCCAAAAGCCATAAAAATATACCATATCAGCCTTGACGAACTTGGGAAAAAAATTTACAGCAGCGATCAAACTCCCCGATTCCTGGATATCCGCAAGCAAGTGGCGAAAAAATTCGGCGCGGATTTATTGAGAAAAAACACCAGTGTCGACACCTACAAACTCGGAAGCATTGTTTTTTCAGCGTCTGATAAGCTTGAACAATTGACGGAAATCATCCTGGAACCGATTTTGTATCTCTTGAGAAAAAAACTGGAAGAAACGGGAAAAGGCATTTTTATCATCGAAGGGGCGAATCTCGTGGAACAAAAGCTTACCTTCCTTTTTAACGAGAACATGATCCTGGTAAAAACCGACAACGCAACGCAAGCGCAAAGATTAAAAGAAAAAAAGTTCAGCGAAGAACAGATCAAGCGCCGCCTGAAATTCCAGCTTTCAAGCGAAAACTGCCTTTCGGCCATAAAAAAAATGCAAAAAAAAGAACACTACCGCTTGCTCATAGAGCTTGACGGAACCAGGAATATAAACGAAAATGCCCGAGAATTATATAAAAAACTTCAGGATGAATATCAAAAAAGAGCTAATATTATAAGATAAAAAGGGTTCTCTGCTAATTTTTGGTTTACACGATCTTTGCGCCAATTCCTTGCCGCTAAGACGGTTCAGTCCTTGCCAAAAATAGTTCTTTATGCTAACATAAACATATTAAATAAAGTGTCAATCTAAATGAATTTTGGCGCGAAAATCAATAATCTAACACATCTTTTATGCACTATCAATTAACCTATATCATCCCTTCGGATGTTGCCGACCCAAAAACGTTGGAAGAAATAATTTCCGATATTAATAAAAAAATTACCGATGCGGGCGGAATTATTAAAACGCCTTTGACAGGGCTCGAAGACCAGATGGTAATGGACAAAAGCACTGAAGAACTCGAAAAAATAAAAAAATCTCAAAACGTAAGGCTTTTCAAGCACAGATTGGGTTATCCGATAAAACGTGTTTCTTACGGTTTTTATGTCGCGGTCGTTTATGAATTACCGGAAAAAAACCAAGCGGCGGTAACTAAAACGATAAACGCGGAGATCAAATTGAATAAAAAAATTACCAGATTTGTAAATACCAAATATAATTTTGAAGTTTTCTCCGAGCAATCTCAGCAGAAAGAAAAAACAAAAAATATAAAAATTTCCGAAAAACCTGAAAAAATAGAACAAAAAGAAATAGAGCCTCTTCAAACCATCGTCAACGAAGCGGTTACAGCCAAAAAAACTAAGAAAGAAATTTCGCTTGATGAAAAACCATCCAAAGGCAAAAAAACTGAGATCGAAGAACTGGATGAAAAACTGGAACAAATATTAAACGCGTAAATACAATCGCTAACTATTAATATTTATATCATGAATCTTAATAAAGTATTTGTTTTAGGCAATCTAACCAAAGATCCGGAAGTGCGGACGATCCCCAGCGGACAGCAAGTTGCAAGTTTCTCTGTCGCTACCAATCGCGTTTGGTATAATCAAGCGAAAGAAAAAAATCAAGAAGTTGAATTCCACAATATAGTAATGTGGGGCAAGCTTGCGGAGATCGCCGGTAAATATCTCACCAAGGGCAAAATGGTGCTGATCGAAGGGCGTATCAAGACCCGATCCTGGCAAGCACAGGACGGAACTAAAAAATATCGCACTGAAATCATCGCCGAGGCTATGCAAATGGGGCCAAAAACCCAGGGAACATCGTCTTACGACAAGCCGGAAGCAAAAGAAGAGACTCCGGCCGCGGAAGCTGCTCCTCAAGATAATTCAGGAGAAATAACAACCGAAGAAGTGCCATTTTAATACAAATTAATCAAACCATAATCGTTAAAAGAAAATTAAAAAACTATGATCACGGAAGAAAAAAAGACATGTTATTTTTGCACTAATGGGATCGAAGAAGTTGATTTTTTGAATCTTTCCCTTTTGAAAAAATTCATCAATCAGCGAGGCAAGATCATCAATCCGAAAAGAACCGGTTCTTGCAGTAAGCATCAAAGAAAGATTGCCACGGCGGTCAAAAGAGCCAGAACCATGGCGCTCTTATCGCCTTCCTATAAGTAAAAAGTACATACTAAATAACCCTCCTGGAAATGGAGGGTTATTTTTAATCTTATTTTCTATTATTTTGCCGCAAGCGCTATTTTCGCTTTTATCTGTTTCTGGATCTCCGGAGCTACTTTCGGATTCTCTTCCAAATATTTCTTGCTCGCTTCCATTCCCTGTCCCATTTTTTGTCCGTCAAAGGAGAACCAAGTGCCGGCTTTCTGGACTACGCCATATTTAACTCCGGTAACGATCAAATCGGACAACCTGGAAATTCCCTGGTTGTAAATAATATCGAATTCCGCTATCTGAAAAGGAGGAGCGACTTTATTTTTCACGATTTTGGCGATCGTGTGATTTCCTATGACCCGATCCCCTTCCTTGATCTGCTCTTTTCTCCTGACATCAATTCTGACTGAAGCGTAGAATTTCAGCGCATTGCCTCCGGTCGTCGTTTCCGGATTGCCGAACATCACGCCTATTTTCATTCTCAATTGATTGATAAAAATAACCGTGGTATTGGTCCGAGAAATTGCTCCGGTTAATTTTCTCAAAGCCTGGCTCATTAGCCGCGCCTGAAGACCCATATGGGAATCTCCCATCTCGCCTTCAATTTCCGCTTTCGGAGTCAAAGCCGCCACCGAATCAACCACGATCACATCAATACTGTTCGAACGCACCAGCGCTTCAACTATTTCCAAAGCCTGCTCGCCATTATCAGGCTGAGAAATAAACAAATCATTTATTTTTACACCGATTTTTTTCGCGTATTCCGGATCAAGCGCATGCTCAGCGTCGATAAAAGCCGCCAAACCGCCGCGTTTTTGAGCCTCAGACACAATATGGAGAGCTAAGGTAGTTTTACCGCTGGATTCTGGGCCAAAAATTTCAATCACCCTTCCTTTAGGCACTCCGCCTATCCCCAAAGCGATATCAAGAGAGATCGATCCGGTAGGGATCGCTTCCACGTTCATTTTCCGCGCTTCCCCCAATTTCATAATAGATCCTTCCCCGAATCTTTTCCTGATATCTTCCGCCGCTGTTTCAGCCAGCTTATTTTTGGGATTTGTCTCCACTTTTGCCTTTTTTACATCCTTCTCCTTTTCCTTTTCTTTAACTATGACCATGGTATTTTAATTATTTTATTAAAGCTTGAGTTTGTTTGTACTGATACAATAAATTGGTTTCGGCCGCTTTTTTATTTTCTGCTTTTAAAACCACTGTCCTCGTAATTTCGCTTATTTTTTTAAATCTATTGGTTGCCGAGATCTTAATTATATTAGAACCCGGGGTCAGACTGATCTCTTCCAAGATTTTTCCGTCTTTTAGTCCTATCGCCTCTCCATTAATATAAACAACGGAATCAGGATCGCCAACCGAGCCTTTGACCAATACAGGCGTAAAATCCACAACGAGCTCGTCGGTGGGAAAATCTATCAAAAGCTCCGGTCCTTTGAAAATCGCGCTGACCTGATAGCCGAAAAAAACCACAAAAGAAACCAAAATAATGCTTACGGCTAAAGCGGTAATGGTGCGGGGAGTGATGATAAAAGTCGGGGCATAGTTTAAATTAATGGAAGAATGATTATTTTTATCAATATTCCGCCTAATGCACTCTTCTTTTTTATAAAGCCTGAGAAAGCCCTTT of bacterium contains these proteins:
- a CDS encoding helix-turn-helix domain-containing protein: MSWFTTKKVKGSDTLSEKLIEIRTAQKIDLDNLADKTKITKKYLVYLEDGRLDKMPAEIYVKDFLKKIADFYGVDVKGFLRLYKKEECIRRNIDKNNHSSINLNYAPTFIITPRTITALAVSIILVSFVVFFGYQVSAIFKGPELLIDFPTDELVVDFTPVLVKGSVGDPDSVVYINGEAIGLKDGKILEEISLTPGSNIIKISATNRFKKISEITRTVVLKAENKKAAETNLLYQYKQTQALIK
- the recA gene encoding recombinase RecA gives rise to the protein MVIVKEKEKEKDVKKAKVETNPKNKLAETAAEDIRKRFGEGSIMKLGEARKMNVEAIPTGSISLDIALGIGGVPKGRVIEIFGPESSGKTTLALHIVSEAQKRGGLAAFIDAEHALDPEYAKKIGVKINDLFISQPDNGEQALEIVEALVRSNSIDVIVVDSVAALTPKAEIEGEMGDSHMGLQARLMSQALRKLTGAISRTNTTVIFINQLRMKIGVMFGNPETTTGGNALKFYASVRIDVRRKEQIKEGDRVIGNHTIAKIVKNKVAPPFQIAEFDIIYNQGISRLSDLIVTGVKYGVVQKAGTWFSFDGQKMGQGMEASKKYLEENPKVAPEIQKQIKAKIALAAK